The Streptomyces phaeolivaceus genome has a window encoding:
- a CDS encoding BMP family lipoprotein, producing MRRISKLTRVAVGVASLALAATACGGTSSESSGSDSETSKSEKGLAIAYDIGGKGDQSFNDAAYAGLEKAQKEFDYQTEDIEPTEGETDADKQQRLESLAKQGYNPVIGVGFAYGPAMEAAAKAYPDTSFGIVDSVVEGDNVASLVFAEQEASYLAGVAAAKATKTNTVGFIGGVDIPLIHKFEAGYKQGVEDTNSKVKVLSQYLTQTAEEGGFSSPDKGKAAAEGQIEKDADVLYQAAGLSGQGVIEAAAKAKVWAIGVDSDQYNQEALAPYKEYILTSALKDVGGAVYSLAKSVEDGKPLTGVQTFDLKVDGVGLADSNPKMGEIAGLTDAIAKAKAGIIDGTIKVKTE from the coding sequence ATGCGTCGGATTTCCAAACTGACCCGCGTCGCGGTGGGGGTCGCGTCGCTGGCACTCGCCGCCACGGCCTGTGGTGGCACCAGCAGCGAGAGCAGCGGCAGCGACAGCGAGACCAGCAAGAGCGAAAAGGGTCTCGCGATCGCGTACGACATCGGCGGCAAGGGCGACCAGTCCTTCAACGACGCGGCGTACGCGGGCCTGGAGAAGGCTCAGAAGGAGTTCGACTACCAGACCGAGGACATCGAGCCCACCGAGGGCGAGACGGACGCCGACAAGCAGCAGCGTCTGGAGTCCCTGGCCAAGCAGGGCTACAACCCGGTCATCGGCGTCGGCTTCGCCTACGGCCCCGCCATGGAGGCCGCCGCCAAGGCGTACCCGGACACCTCCTTCGGCATCGTCGACTCGGTCGTCGAGGGCGACAACGTCGCGTCCCTCGTCTTCGCCGAGCAGGAGGCCTCGTACCTCGCCGGTGTCGCGGCGGCCAAGGCCACCAAGACGAACACGGTCGGCTTCATCGGCGGTGTGGACATTCCGCTGATCCACAAGTTCGAGGCCGGCTACAAGCAGGGCGTCGAGGACACCAACTCCAAGGTCAAGGTCCTCTCGCAGTACCTGACCCAGACGGCCGAGGAGGGTGGCTTCTCCAGCCCCGACAAGGGCAAGGCCGCCGCCGAGGGCCAGATCGAGAAGGACGCCGACGTCCTGTACCAGGCCGCCGGTCTGTCCGGCCAGGGTGTCATCGAGGCCGCCGCCAAGGCCAAGGTCTGGGCGATCGGCGTCGACTCCGACCAGTACAACCAGGAGGCCCTGGCCCCCTACAAGGAGTACATCCTCACCTCCGCCCTGAAGGACGTCGGCGGCGCGGTCTACTCCCTCGCCAAGTCCGTCGAGGACGGCAAGCCCCTCACGGGCGTCCAGACCTTCGACCTGAAGGTGGACGGCGTCGGCCTCGCCGACTCCAACCCGAAGATGGGCGAGATCGCCGGCCTCACCGACGCGATCGCCAAGGCCAAGGCGGGCATCATCGACGGCACGATCAAGGTGAAGACCGAGTAG
- a CDS encoding BMP family lipoprotein: MRRVSRLAVAGAATASLALALSACGGTSSEASSSADSKGDLGLAIAYDVGGKGDQSFNDAAYAGLEQAKKEFGYKTQDIEPTEGETDADKEQRLVSLAKQGYNPVVGVGYAYATAVKAAAEQYPDTTFGIVDDSTVQLDNVADLVFSEEQASYLAGVAAARATETNTVGFVGGVDIPLIHKFQAGFEQGVKDTNPKAKVLTQYLTQTAEEGGFSSPDKGKTAAEGQIEKKADVVYAAAGLSGQGVIEAAAANRIWAIGVDSDQYRQEALAKYKDSILTSATKDVAKAVYNLAKSVEDGKPGTGIVRGDLKTGEVGLADSNPKFKNDTELQEAITTAKEKIISGEIKVRTS, encoded by the coding sequence ATGCGCCGGGTTTCCCGCCTCGCGGTCGCAGGCGCAGCGACCGCCTCCCTCGCCCTCGCCCTCTCCGCCTGCGGCGGTACCTCGTCGGAGGCCTCGTCCTCCGCCGACTCCAAGGGCGACCTGGGCCTCGCCATCGCGTACGACGTCGGCGGCAAGGGCGACCAGTCCTTCAACGACGCGGCCTACGCGGGCCTGGAGCAGGCGAAGAAGGAGTTCGGGTACAAGACGCAGGACATCGAGCCCACCGAGGGCGAGACGGACGCGGACAAGGAGCAGCGCCTGGTCTCCCTGGCCAAGCAGGGCTACAACCCGGTCGTCGGCGTCGGCTACGCGTACGCGACGGCCGTGAAGGCCGCCGCCGAGCAGTACCCGGACACCACCTTCGGCATCGTCGACGACTCCACGGTCCAGCTGGACAACGTCGCGGACCTGGTCTTCTCCGAGGAGCAGGCCTCGTACCTCGCGGGCGTCGCGGCGGCCAGGGCCACCGAGACGAACACGGTCGGCTTCGTGGGCGGTGTGGACATCCCGCTGATCCACAAGTTCCAGGCCGGTTTCGAGCAGGGCGTCAAGGACACCAACCCGAAGGCGAAGGTGCTCACCCAGTACCTGACCCAGACGGCCGAGGAGGGCGGCTTCTCCAGCCCCGACAAGGGCAAGACGGCCGCCGAGGGCCAGATCGAGAAGAAGGCCGACGTCGTGTACGCGGCGGCCGGTCTGTCCGGCCAGGGTGTGATCGAGGCCGCCGCCGCGAACAGGATCTGGGCGATCGGCGTCGACTCCGACCAGTACCGGCAGGAAGCCCTCGCGAAGTACAAGGACTCCATCCTGACCTCGGCGACGAAGGACGTCGCCAAGGCGGTGTACAACCTGGCGAAGTCGGTCGAGGACGGCAAGCCCGGGACCGGTATCGTCAGGGGCGATCTGAAGACGGGCGAGGTCGGCCTCGCGGACTCCAACCCGAAGTTCAAGAACGACACCGAACTCCAGGAGGCCATCACCACGGCCAAGGAGAAGATCATCAGCGGCGAGATCAAGGTCAGGACCAGCTGA